The Candidatus Neomarinimicrobiota bacterium nucleotide sequence GTTGGGTAGAAGAAGCTAAAATAACGGCTTCCGATGGTGCACCAGATGATCAGTTTGGAGGTTCAGTCTCCATCTCCGGCGACAGCGTAGCCGTCGTGGGAGCTTGGAGTGATGATGATAAGGGAAGTAAGTCAGGTTCGGCTTACGTGTTCAAACGCGCCGGCACGAGCTGGGCGCAGGAAGCGAAACTGCTTCCTTCCGATGGAGCGGCAGATGATCATTTTGGATTTTTAGTCTCCATATCCGGCGACTACGCCGTCGTGGGAGCTTCGAGCAATGATGATAATGGACCTGAATCAGGTTCGGCTTATGTCTTCAAACGCACCGGCACGAGCTGGGCGCAGGAAGCGAAACTGCTTCCTTCCGATGGAGCGGCAGAAGATCATTTTGGGGCTTCAGTCTCCATCTCCGGCGGCTACGTCGTCGTGGGAGCTTGGTTGGCTGAT carries:
- a CDS encoding FG-GAP repeat protein — protein: MLKKTLLLTLTICAAASLSISQPAYAQISEFKITAADGAERDNFGGSVSISGDYAVLGAPFDDDNGLSSGSAYVFKRSGTSWVEEAKITASDGAPDDQFGGSVSISGDSVAVVGAWSDDDKGSKSGSAYVFKRAGTSWAQEAKLLPSDGAADDHFGFLVSISGDYAVVGASSNDDNGPESGSAYVFKRTGTSWAQEAKLLPSDGAAEDHFGASVSISGGYVVVGAWLAD